From the genome of Primulina huaijiensis isolate GDHJ02 chromosome 11, ASM1229523v2, whole genome shotgun sequence:
GTCTCGAgtctttaattaaattattttcacaAGTTCCAGAAAATTAAAGATGATAATTTTGTTCATCACAGAAGAAAATTCAATTAAAGCAAGCAGCATCGATCTACTTGTCTAACTGATGATAAGCACAAACAATATAGTAAAAATCTGAATGTACAAGAGAATGGAAGAAGTTGAAGAGAATTCTTACTGATACTTAATTCTCTAACCAATAAACGTGCCCTAGTACGATGACCGTCCATCGCCACCGGAGTTTCCAGTCCATGCACCGCCGTCCATTGGAAGCTGTCCATTAGGCATGTTGAGTGGCAGATTGAAGAAAGGAAGCCCCATTGACGATGGATCGGGATACTGATTGCCACCCAGTACTCCTCCACTTCCACCACCATTCAAAGCCTGGGACACCGACGGCGGCGTCTGCATCTGGAGTTCTGCTTCCTCTTCCTCTAATGGCAGCCTTTCATAGGCCACGTTGGTGAACGATGCCGCAATGATAATAACCGGCCCCGAAGCAATCAAAGCGCCGACAACATTTCCTCCCACAACCTGTCCTTGCCCGCCAGCCAAATATATAGTCAAACTCGTGGCTCCCGGCGGCGCAGGCGGCGGCAGGAACGACCCAGACAATGACAAAATCTCGAACCGGCCTTGTAAAGTAACGACGCCGCCTGCCACGGAGGGCTGCCGCAAACTAACGTTGGTGACCGTGCCCGTCCCGCTCAATATACAGATCCCTCGCTGCCGCTTCCTTGCATAGGTGGCCACCACATCAAACACGTCGTAGCCGCTACTCACCTCGAGTATGTGCGCCCGTAGTGTGTTTGCACTTTCCCGGGTTATGATCACCGGTGGCTTAGGTTTGTTCTTAGATCCCGCCGGACGGCCTCTGGGCCTACGCTCCACCGCATCACCTGAGGTGACTAGATCGAAACCCTGCTGGGAATCATCAGTATTTTCATTTGAAAACCGGTTTCGATTCGATTCATCAGCTTCAGATCTTTGAAGATGGAGCTCAGTTCTCTGGAGCTGAGAAACAAAGTGAGAAGCTGAACCTAAGTCCAAACCAGCCATATACTACAACAAAAATTAAGATAGAACAGGAAAcaaggaaaaataataattttctgcaAAGAAGAAACAGTATAAAAATGATCtgaattattttatgaatgaaaaaagaaattaaagcaCACGAATTCAAACCCTAGAGCGAATAGAAAACAAGGGGAATGGAGTGGGGAGAAAGAAAAAGGTCGAAGATGGAGTGCAATGatcagagagagagagagagagacagaaaataaaaatggtcTAAAACATGAGCATTGACATcagtaaaatattattacattagCTTTAGCAGTAATAATACCCCGTAATATAATG
Proteins encoded in this window:
- the LOC140988562 gene encoding AT-hook motif nuclear-localized protein 23-like; protein product: MAGLDLGSASHFVSQLQRTELHLQRSEADESNRNRFSNENTDDSQQGFDLVTSGDAVERRPRGRPAGSKNKPKPPVIITRESANTLRAHILEVSSGYDVFDVVATYARKRQRGICILSGTGTVTNVSLRQPSVAGGVVTLQGRFEILSLSGSFLPPPAPPGATSLTIYLAGGQGQVVGGNVVGALIASGPVIIIAASFTNVAYERLPLEEEEAELQMQTPPSVSQALNGGGSGGVLGGNQYPDPSSMGLPFFNLPLNMPNGQLPMDGGAWTGNSGGDGRSSY